One part of the Bdellovibrio sp. KM01 genome encodes these proteins:
- a CDS encoding type II secretion system protein GspJ yields the protein MKKLNRGFTLIEMMITISILSVMIILVAQSIQQSIKMKTKVTTQIDEVSHLRDAVRLIQKDINMAYHYRDVEKEIAELLAKKSNQNQGQLNPGLGQPGFVNPNMGQQPSAFQQQQQNREVPRKDPETQFIGNAETLNFVTMNNARTVRNTQQADFIEVGYELKECKSLDPNGGTSKCVWRRSSPWVDLDVTKGGTETVLLENVTEFKFRYMGKGKQDWVTDWRTDQAGDGATKGKFPQAVELSVTVTKKTGGKDRKYSMQVIVPIHFTNNPDDSSTGQATQQGQQQQGQQQPGGFQ from the coding sequence ATGAAAAAGTTAAACCGCGGTTTTACTTTGATTGAAATGATGATCACGATCTCGATCTTGAGCGTGATGATCATCCTGGTGGCGCAATCCATTCAGCAAAGTATTAAAATGAAAACCAAGGTGACGACTCAGATCGACGAAGTGTCTCACCTGCGTGATGCCGTTCGTTTGATTCAAAAAGACATCAACATGGCCTATCACTATCGCGATGTCGAAAAAGAAATCGCGGAACTTCTGGCCAAAAAAAGCAATCAGAACCAAGGACAATTAAACCCAGGCTTGGGTCAACCCGGATTTGTGAATCCAAATATGGGCCAGCAGCCCAGCGCTTTTCAACAGCAACAACAAAATCGCGAAGTTCCGCGCAAAGATCCAGAAACTCAATTTATCGGCAATGCTGAAACTTTGAATTTTGTGACTATGAATAATGCCCGCACGGTTCGTAACACCCAGCAAGCAGACTTTATCGAAGTCGGTTACGAACTAAAAGAATGCAAAAGCTTGGATCCAAATGGCGGCACTTCCAAATGCGTGTGGCGCAGGTCTTCCCCTTGGGTGGATTTGGATGTTACGAAAGGTGGAACGGAAACGGTTCTGCTTGAAAACGTCACCGAGTTTAAATTCCGCTATATGGGTAAGGGAAAACAGGATTGGGTCACTGACTGGAGAACTGATCAAGCTGGTGACGGCGCGACCAAAGGAAAATTTCCTCAAGCGGTGGAGCTCTCTGTCACCGTGACTAAAAAAACCGGCGGCAAAGATCGCAAGTACTCGATGCAAGTGATCGTTCCAATACACTTCACAAACAATCCTGATGACTCTTCAACGGGTCAAGCAACTCAGCAAGGTCAACAGCAACAAGGTCAGCAACAACCGGGAGGGTTTCAATAA
- the gspG gene encoding type II secretion system major pseudopilin GspG gives MFISNRKGMTLIEIMIVLAIIAGISALLLPRMQGATDKAKVKETKIHMGQLSNALQMYYTDCNKYPQTLEGLTKADPNCSNWGPEPYIKVIKDRWDHEYVYEVNGGEYHLKSLGKDGREGGSGYDTDITLEDLN, from the coding sequence ATGTTCATTAGCAATCGCAAGGGTATGACTTTGATCGAGATCATGATCGTACTTGCTATCATCGCCGGTATCTCAGCTCTTCTTCTTCCTCGTATGCAAGGTGCTACAGATAAAGCAAAAGTAAAAGAAACTAAGATCCATATGGGTCAGCTTTCCAACGCTTTGCAAATGTACTACACAGATTGCAACAAATATCCGCAAACGTTAGAAGGTCTAACGAAGGCTGATCCTAATTGCAGCAACTGGGGCCCAGAACCCTACATCAAAGTTATCAAAGATCGTTGGGATCACGAATATGTTTACGAAGTCAACGGTGGCGAATACCACTTGAAGTCTTTGGGTAAAGATGGTCGCGAAGGCGGCTCTGGTTACGACACTGACATCACGTTGGAAGATTTGAACTAA
- the gspF gene encoding type II secretion system inner membrane protein GspF has product MPIFEYKGLTRDGKNTKGIIDAENLRAARARLKKDNIFVVDIRDKKKIDTKKSKGPKATKAVGVKDLSLMTRQLATLVKANIPLVDALAAIAEQVENPTLSEAIADCKNMVNEGSPFAKALQKYPTIFTKIYVSMVEAGEMSGSLDVILMRLAEFTEAQADLRAKVSSAMTYPVIMLVVTTALLSFLFIFLIPKMVTVFESTPNLVLPWYTIALINSSQFMVNYWYIIFGILAVAIVMFRNWKSTPSGRNQWDAISLKLPIAGPAVRMVAVSRFTRTLATLLTGGVPMLTALDIVKNVVDNHVLAVAIDEARSNIAEGESIAGPLKKSGQFPPIVIHMVNIGEKTGDLENMLTQVSDAFDFQVKNKLESMTSLMGPVVTVLMGMAIAMIVFAVMIPMFEMTNMAG; this is encoded by the coding sequence ATGCCAATTTTTGAGTACAAGGGCCTTACCCGCGACGGAAAAAACACCAAGGGTATCATCGACGCAGAAAATCTGCGCGCAGCCCGTGCTCGCCTGAAAAAGGACAATATCTTCGTTGTCGATATTCGCGATAAAAAGAAAATCGACACCAAGAAATCAAAAGGTCCAAAAGCCACTAAAGCCGTTGGCGTAAAAGACTTGTCTTTGATGACTCGTCAGCTGGCGACTCTGGTAAAAGCCAACATCCCTTTGGTGGATGCCCTGGCCGCGATCGCTGAACAAGTTGAAAATCCAACTTTATCAGAGGCAATTGCAGACTGTAAGAACATGGTTAACGAAGGTTCGCCCTTCGCAAAAGCCCTGCAAAAATACCCCACGATTTTTACGAAGATCTATGTTTCTATGGTTGAAGCCGGTGAAATGTCGGGTTCTTTGGACGTGATCTTAATGCGTCTGGCAGAGTTCACTGAGGCCCAAGCCGATCTTCGCGCCAAAGTTTCCAGCGCAATGACCTACCCGGTGATCATGTTGGTCGTAACCACCGCTTTGCTTTCATTCCTTTTCATATTCCTGATTCCAAAAATGGTGACAGTTTTCGAGTCCACTCCCAACCTGGTATTACCGTGGTACACGATCGCCTTGATCAACTCGTCACAATTCATGGTGAACTATTGGTACATCATCTTTGGTATCCTCGCTGTGGCTATCGTGATGTTTAGAAACTGGAAATCCACTCCATCCGGAAGAAATCAATGGGACGCTATCTCTTTGAAACTTCCTATCGCCGGTCCCGCAGTCAGAATGGTCGCAGTTTCCCGCTTTACCAGAACTCTCGCGACACTACTAACTGGTGGTGTCCCCATGCTAACTGCCTTAGACATCGTTAAAAACGTCGTCGACAACCACGTTTTAGCAGTCGCGATCGATGAAGCTCGCAGCAACATCGCAGAGGGTGAATCCATTGCAGGTCCATTAAAAAAATCCGGCCAATTCCCCCCGATCGTGATCCACATGGTCAACATCGGTGAAAAAACCGGCGACCTGGAAAACATGCTCACGCAAGTCTCCGACGCCTTCGACTTTCAGGTAAAAAACAAACTAGAATCCATGACCTCCCTTATGGGCCCGGTCGTTACGGTTCTAATGGGTATGGCCATCGCCATGATCGTATTCGCCGTCATGATCCCAATGTTCGAAATGACCAACATGGCAGGATAG
- the gspE gene encoding type II secretion system ATPase GspE translates to MATVDVLTILSKATSLSQDQLRSVLANPSVVRPVTVGEALNSKEFSTADEVVSDLCKELGLDFIRDIPVADINADLIRDIPINYAKQHQVLPYKDEPDQLIALTSNPVNLRALDDLKVLFGKKVRPLVTTVIRIQDAINKVYEKSTANLSGLDEIDEEDYDLDDPIVDLLEAGEDDAPVIKMVNSLLFRAVKEKASDIHIEPYEKDMVVRFRTDGVLMDVFKPPKKLQNAVTSRIKVMANLNIAEKRLPQDGRIPLKVGGKDIDIRLSTVPTAHGERLVMRIQDRSTVILELEQLGFSRENLDRLDDLLSRNDGIMLVTGPTGSGKSTTLYGALTKLNKPDVNILTVEDPVEQRIHGIGQVQTNAKIGLTFAAGLRSFLRQDPDIIMVGEIRDLETAELAIQASLTGHLVLSTLHTNDSAGAFPRLIDFGVEPFLIATSVMGVVAQRLVRVLCPHCKAPHEPSDFELSLLGVTREVARNSHICKAMGCTECGQKGYSGRTTISELMVVTDDIRSLIMQRKDGATLKKQALANGMKTFRDHGIAKVLAGVTTIEQLTTNTQLDL, encoded by the coding sequence ATGGCCACTGTGGATGTTCTGACAATTCTTTCAAAAGCAACTTCGTTATCACAGGATCAACTGCGTTCTGTGCTTGCAAACCCCTCTGTGGTGAGACCCGTCACAGTCGGCGAAGCTTTAAACTCGAAAGAATTCTCCACAGCGGATGAAGTCGTCAGTGATCTTTGCAAAGAGTTGGGATTGGATTTTATCCGCGACATCCCGGTGGCAGACATCAATGCTGACTTGATCCGTGATATTCCGATCAACTATGCAAAACAACACCAAGTCCTCCCCTACAAGGATGAACCAGATCAGCTGATCGCATTGACCAGCAATCCGGTAAACCTAAGAGCCCTGGATGACTTGAAAGTTTTGTTTGGTAAAAAAGTTCGCCCACTTGTAACAACAGTGATCCGCATCCAGGATGCAATCAATAAAGTATACGAGAAATCGACGGCGAATCTTTCAGGCCTCGATGAAATCGACGAAGAAGATTACGATCTGGATGATCCGATCGTGGATCTTTTGGAAGCTGGCGAAGACGATGCGCCCGTGATCAAAATGGTGAACAGCCTTTTGTTCCGCGCGGTGAAGGAAAAAGCGTCAGATATCCATATCGAGCCCTATGAAAAAGACATGGTCGTGCGTTTCCGTACGGACGGTGTTTTGATGGACGTCTTTAAGCCACCTAAAAAACTGCAAAACGCCGTTACTTCCCGTATCAAAGTTATGGCGAACTTAAACATTGCGGAAAAACGTCTTCCTCAAGATGGTCGTATCCCTTTGAAAGTCGGCGGTAAAGACATCGACATTCGTCTCTCCACTGTTCCAACAGCCCATGGCGAGCGTCTGGTCATGCGTATTCAAGATAGATCGACAGTCATCCTGGAACTTGAACAATTGGGTTTTTCGAGAGAAAACTTGGATCGCTTGGATGATTTGCTTTCACGTAATGACGGCATCATGCTGGTGACGGGTCCGACGGGTTCTGGTAAGTCCACAACTCTGTACGGTGCTTTGACGAAACTAAATAAACCTGACGTGAATATCCTGACAGTTGAAGACCCGGTGGAGCAACGTATCCATGGGATTGGTCAGGTACAAACCAACGCTAAAATCGGTTTGACCTTCGCGGCTGGTTTAAGATCTTTCCTTCGTCAAGACCCCGACATCATCATGGTCGGTGAGATTCGTGACTTGGAAACGGCCGAACTTGCGATCCAAGCCTCCCTTACAGGTCACTTGGTTTTATCTACTCTGCATACAAATGACTCTGCCGGTGCCTTCCCGCGTTTGATTGACTTCGGGGTTGAGCCATTCTTGATCGCCACTTCCGTTATGGGTGTCGTCGCTCAACGTCTCGTACGTGTCCTTTGCCCACATTGTAAAGCTCCGCACGAACCGTCTGATTTCGAATTGTCGCTATTGGGAGTGACTCGCGAAGTCGCTCGCAACAGCCACATCTGTAAAGCCATGGGCTGCACAGAGTGTGGGCAAAAAGGATATTCAGGTCGTACGACGATCAGTGAACTGATGGTTGTGACCGATGATATTCGCTCTTTGATCATGCAGCGAAAAGACGGCGCAACGCTCAAGAAACAAGCCTTGGCCAACGGAATGAAAACTTTCCGTGACCATGGTATTGCCAAAGTACTAGCTGGTGTGACTACAATTGAACAGCTAACTACGAATACGCAACTGGATCTATAA
- a CDS encoding prepilin-type N-terminal cleavage/methylation domain-containing protein: MKNKGFTLIETVLALVILSSGLVLLANSWGGSFMFVRKAQFATEVTALLERKMAEIEIEYTGKSLDSIPEEKEDDFGSEFPQYSWKMESKEFEVPDISSTLTARDGGADEMSLTLMKTLTQHLSKSIKEVKVTVFYKGGKKPMNFSATQYFVDYDREIPMPGVPGGAGQ; encoded by the coding sequence GTGAAAAATAAAGGCTTCACATTGATCGAGACCGTGCTTGCACTGGTCATCCTTTCTTCAGGTTTGGTTCTGTTAGCGAACTCCTGGGGCGGAAGCTTTATGTTCGTGCGTAAAGCGCAGTTCGCAACCGAAGTCACCGCCCTCCTTGAGCGTAAAATGGCGGAGATCGAAATCGAATACACCGGCAAATCCTTAGATTCTATTCCTGAAGAAAAAGAAGACGATTTTGGTTCCGAATTTCCCCAGTACTCGTGGAAAATGGAATCCAAAGAATTTGAAGTCCCTGATATCTCCTCAACCTTAACTGCCCGTGATGGTGGGGCTGATGAAATGTCACTGACCCTCATGAAGACACTGACTCAGCATCTTTCAAAATCCATCAAAGAAGTCAAAGTAACTGTGTTTTATAAAGGTGGCAAAAAACCGATGAATTTTTCTGCCACTCAATACTTCGTCGATTATGACCGTGAAATTCCAATGCCAGGAGTTCCTGGTGGGGCCGGTCAATAA
- a CDS encoding Tfp pilus assembly protein FimT/FimU, whose translation MNRRGFTLIEVMIVLAIIAGLVVIGAPRLFKKQTNIRATTRQFMSLTKTVRNKARIYNSTYRLVLNLDGDNAGTYWVERANGPLPVDPDAAEKERERQKNKSKDDEAPPPKYAIDTSVLKKEAHLPDGFRFTQVETSSAKEPITTGAAYIHFFAEGFVEAAAVQISGGNNLVWTLVFNPLTGQADIIEKAQSLKDIQR comes from the coding sequence GTGAATCGCAGGGGCTTCACCCTCATTGAGGTGATGATCGTTCTAGCAATTATCGCTGGATTGGTTGTTATCGGAGCCCCTCGTCTGTTTAAGAAACAGACCAATATCAGAGCGACAACTCGTCAATTCATGTCTCTGACTAAAACCGTGCGCAACAAAGCACGGATCTATAATTCCACTTACCGCTTGGTTTTAAATCTGGATGGCGACAACGCCGGCACTTATTGGGTCGAAAGAGCCAATGGTCCTTTGCCCGTCGATCCTGATGCCGCGGAAAAAGAGCGCGAAAGACAAAAGAATAAATCTAAAGACGATGAAGCTCCACCGCCTAAGTATGCGATAGATACTTCTGTCTTAAAAAAGGAAGCTCACCTTCCCGATGGATTCCGTTTCACTCAAGTTGAAACTTCCTCTGCCAAGGAACCCATTACGACGGGTGCCGCTTACATTCACTTTTTCGCCGAAGGCTTTGTTGAAGCCGCTGCTGTGCAGATTTCCGGCGGAAATAATTTAGTTTGGACACTTGTTTTTAATCCTTTAACGGGTCAAGCTGATATCATAGAGAAAGCTCAATCGTTAAAGGATATTCAGCGGTGA